One window from the genome of Anaerococcus sp. Marseille-Q7828 encodes:
- the glyQ gene encoding glycine--tRNA ligase subunit alpha produces MLYFEDLILKLEQYWIEAGCSVMFSYDTEKGAGTMNPHTFLRALGPEPWSVVYVEPSRRPADGRYGENPNRLYQHHQLQVLLKPTPENIQDLYLKCLETIGIDPKEHDIRFVEDNWESPTLGAWGLGWEVWLDGMEITQFTYFQQVGGINCEIESGEITIGLERLCMYLQNVESVYDIKWSENLTYGDVFKQAEYENSKYSFEDADSDLLMNLFDIYEKEANRLIDLGLIYPAYDNVLKTSHTFNTLDAKGAISVSERSHYIKRVRDVSSKVAERYLQIREEQGYPLLRKDNDE; encoded by the coding sequence ATGCTTTATTTTGAAGATTTAATACTAAAACTAGAACAGTATTGGATAGAAGCTGGCTGTTCGGTTATGTTTTCTTACGATACAGAAAAAGGTGCAGGAACTATGAACCCTCACACCTTCCTTAGGGCTCTTGGACCAGAACCATGGTCAGTTGTATATGTTGAGCCAAGCCGCCGTCCAGCAGATGGCCGCTATGGGGAAAACCCAAACAGGCTCTACCAACACCACCAATTACAAGTGCTCTTGAAGCCAACACCAGAAAATATCCAAGACCTATACCTAAAATGCCTAGAAACTATAGGCATAGATCCAAAAGAACACGACATCCGTTTTGTAGAGGATAACTGGGAATCACCAACTCTAGGAGCTTGGGGTCTTGGTTGGGAAGTATGGCTAGATGGCATGGAAATCACACAATTTACCTATTTCCAACAAGTTGGAGGCATCAACTGCGAGATTGAAAGTGGGGAGATTACAATTGGTCTAGAAAGACTTTGCATGTACCTACAAAATGTAGAAAGTGTTTACGACATCAAATGGTCAGAGAACTTGACTTATGGAGATGTCTTCAAACAAGCAGAGTATGAAAACTCAAAATATTCATTTGAAGATGCTGACAGCGATCTATTGATGAATTTATTTGATATTTACGAAAAAGAAGCCAATAGGCTCATTGACCTAGGTTTGATATATCCAGCCTACGACAATGTCCTAAAAACTAGCCACACCTTTAACACACTCGATGCAAAGGGAGCAATTTCAGTATCTGAAAGAAGCCACTACATCAAGAGAGTGCGTGATGTAAGTAGTAAGGTTGCAGAGAGATATTTACAAATTAGAGAAGAGCAAGGATACCCTCTTCTAAGAAAGGATAATGATGAGTAG
- the recO gene encoding DNA repair protein RecO — protein sequence MKKIGAKKKKWWIDLATNDLSDVTGFILREFPYKETSKILEVFTREYGKISVIAKGINGKNKSSATSRRFAKANFNLYKSGKDFYGLKEISLINAYSKSNKNFDVILYKSAMADLLLRTIDQTQIDVVYRLLDNSFLAFENARENQLNIFLAFLLKYISFSGFKPNLSTCGVCGKKINNEDLYFSNSQASLICSDDKYQIYDKIFLTKEEFVYLKKLLYTNSEELSSVNLVKSVDKMTKLIIDYTLDKLEIARFSSIDWVYKKAFERN from the coding sequence TTGAAAAAGATTGGCGCAAAAAAGAAAAAATGGTGGATAGATTTGGCTACAAATGACCTATCAGATGTGACAGGATTTATCCTAAGAGAATTCCCTTACAAAGAAACAAGCAAAATCTTGGAAGTTTTCACCAGGGAATATGGCAAAATTTCCGTAATAGCCAAGGGGATCAATGGGAAAAACAAATCATCTGCTACAAGTAGGCGCTTTGCCAAGGCGAATTTCAACCTCTATAAGTCTGGCAAAGACTTTTATGGCCTTAAGGAAATTAGCCTTATCAATGCCTATAGCAAGTCTAACAAAAATTTTGATGTGATATTGTATAAGTCGGCCATGGCAGATCTTTTATTAAGGACTATAGACCAAACTCAAATTGATGTGGTTTACAGACTCTTAGATAATAGTTTTTTGGCCTTTGAAAATGCAAGAGAAAACCAGTTAAATATTTTCTTGGCCTTTCTTTTGAAATATATATCATTTTCAGGATTTAAGCCAAACCTATCAACTTGCGGTGTTTGTGGGAAGAAGATTAACAATGAGGACTTGTATTTTTCCAATAGCCAAGCCTCTTTGATTTGTTCCGATGACAAATACCAGATTTATGATAAAATTTTTCTTACAAAAGAAGAATTTGTCTACCTAAAAAAATTATTATATACAAATTCAGAAGAACTTTCTTCTGTAAACTTAGTCAAATCAGTGGACAAAATGACTAAGCTAATTATTGACTACACCCTAGATAAGCTTGAAATAGCTAGATTTTCATCTATTGACTGGGTGTATAAGAAAGCTTTCGAAAGGAATTAA
- a CDS encoding pyruvate, water dikinase regulatory protein, whose product MQDCLTIIIISDSTGETANTYLKSVTTQFPDLETRIIRRPDIRSEDEIDEIIKEIPEYSLIVQTIADYDLAQYLRELSIKNNIEVLDILDFGIEKFEKITGKKAVRVPGLTRALSQDYFNMIEAIEFAIQYDDGKDPRGFLKSDIVLLGVSRTSKTPTTMILSTKNYKVSNLPLVPESRLPQEIFEVDPRRIIGLIIDPDKLADIRESRTLELGLIGNSVYYKDQRIQAELAYAKEVFRDLDCKVIDVTNNTIEQTATEIESYYKSQFGEEN is encoded by the coding sequence ATGCAAGATTGTCTAACTATTATAATAATTAGTGACTCGACAGGTGAGACTGCAAACACCTACCTAAAATCAGTAACAACTCAGTTTCCAGACCTTGAGACAAGGATTATAAGACGTCCAGATATCAGAAGTGAGGACGAAATCGACGAAATCATTAAAGAAATACCTGAATATTCTTTGATAGTCCAAACTATAGCAGACTATGACCTGGCACAATACCTAAGAGAGCTTTCAATAAAAAACAATATTGAAGTCTTAGACATCTTGGACTTTGGTATAGAAAAGTTTGAGAAAATTACTGGAAAAAAGGCCGTCAGAGTACCAGGTCTTACCCGTGCCCTATCCCAAGATTATTTCAATATGATAGAGGCCATAGAATTTGCCATCCAATATGACGATGGCAAGGACCCTAGGGGATTCTTAAAGTCTGATATAGTTCTCCTTGGAGTAAGCAGAACTAGTAAAACTCCAACAACTATGATTTTATCAACCAAAAATTACAAGGTTTCAAACTTGCCTTTGGTGCCAGAATCTAGACTGCCTCAAGAAATATTTGAAGTTGATCCAAGAAGGATAATTGGACTAATCATAGATCCAGACAAACTTGCTGACATAAGAGAGTCTAGGACCTTGGAATTGGGTCTTATAGGCAACTCTGTATACTACAAAGACCAAAGAATCCAAGCAGAACTTGCCTATGCCAAGGAAGTCTTCAGAGACTTGGATTGCAAGGTTATAGATGTAACCAACAACACTATAGAACAAACAGCAACAGAAATCGAAAGCTATTACAAGTCACAATTTGGCGAAGAAAATTAA
- the glyS gene encoding glycine--tRNA ligase subunit beta translates to MSRYLLEIGVEEIPSDYIDKTKSQLKEKFEKLLDENKLTYDQVRVESTPRRFAIFIENVNANESSEKISVKGPSAKIAYDENGEPSKPLLGFLRGQKAELSDVIVKDYNGSDYIFIEKEEESKSVADVLKENVYDLVKSISFNRSMRWGGKSIRWARPIRYFVSILDNEVLDFDAEGIRVSNVTKGHRSLGSDHIVIDKIENYEKLLKENYVILPYKERRDTILRGLNKHDMEKGGEYMKDEALLDEVINIVEYPTVLIGDIDHKYLSLPKEVIVTPMKDHQRYFPMLDENKNLMPYFMLVRNGDDNHSENVVEGNKKVLVARLEDAKFFYEQDTNKNLEEYVEELKNLTFFEGLGSMYQKTQRLVELTEKFQQELNLGDDIKEDLARASYLAKADLVTKMVIEFTELQGTMGKIYAKASGEDQRVANAIEEQYKPKSANDDLPESMVGIVLSLADKMDSIVGLYAIEKYVTGSQDPFALRRAALGLINIILANNINVDLKALVNDALIVYTEKNGLPFDYDQTMQKTLDFIKDRLKNMLIDEGYRYDVVNAVINTSDSNILKIDQKVKAVSDFIKENDEDLAYFTRIINLTKNSNDTNIDTNLLENDLEKEFYEEVANLPEDGLATSDDYKNELELIAKTGSIGNNYLDNTMINVEDEALKSTRLAMLNILAKRIKKVFDVNEIVR, encoded by the coding sequence ATGAGTAGATACTTATTAGAAATCGGTGTAGAAGAGATACCTTCAGATTATATTGACAAGACAAAGAGTCAATTAAAGGAAAAATTTGAAAAATTATTAGATGAAAACAAACTTACTTACGATCAAGTAAGGGTAGAATCAACACCTAGAAGATTTGCTATATTTATAGAAAATGTAAATGCAAATGAGTCTAGCGAGAAGATTTCAGTCAAAGGTCCAAGTGCAAAGATTGCCTACGATGAAAATGGCGAGCCAAGCAAGCCTTTATTAGGCTTTCTTAGAGGACAAAAGGCAGAGCTTTCTGATGTCATTGTAAAAGACTATAATGGCTCTGACTATATCTTCATAGAAAAAGAAGAAGAGAGCAAATCAGTAGCAGATGTTCTCAAGGAAAATGTATATGACCTTGTAAAATCTATTTCATTTAATAGGTCTATGCGCTGGGGTGGCAAATCAATCAGATGGGCAAGACCAATCAGATACTTTGTATCTATCCTAGATAATGAAGTCCTAGACTTTGATGCAGAAGGCATAAGAGTATCCAATGTCACAAAAGGACATAGAAGTCTTGGATCTGACCACATTGTAATAGATAAAATCGAAAATTATGAGAAATTATTAAAAGAAAACTATGTAATCCTTCCTTACAAGGAAAGAAGAGACACCATCCTCCGTGGCCTAAACAAGCACGACATGGAAAAGGGTGGGGAATACATGAAAGATGAGGCTCTACTTGATGAAGTCATAAACATAGTAGAATATCCAACAGTCCTAATTGGCGATATTGACCACAAGTACCTATCACTTCCAAAAGAAGTCATAGTAACACCAATGAAAGATCACCAAAGATACTTCCCAATGCTTGATGAAAACAAAAACCTCATGCCATACTTTATGCTGGTAAGAAATGGCGATGACAACCACAGCGAAAATGTAGTAGAGGGAAACAAAAAAGTATTGGTGGCAAGGCTTGAAGATGCCAAGTTCTTCTACGAACAAGATACAAATAAAAATCTAGAAGAATATGTGGAAGAATTGAAAAATCTAACATTCTTTGAAGGCTTGGGCTCCATGTACCAAAAGACCCAAAGGCTAGTAGAATTAACAGAGAAATTCCAACAAGAACTAAATCTTGGCGATGACATCAAAGAAGACCTAGCTCGTGCATCCTACCTTGCAAAAGCAGACTTGGTTACAAAGATGGTAATCGAGTTTACAGAATTACAAGGAACTATGGGCAAGATTTACGCTAAAGCTTCTGGCGAGGATCAAAGAGTAGCAAATGCCATAGAAGAACAGTACAAGCCAAAATCAGCAAATGACGATTTACCAGAATCAATGGTAGGCATAGTTCTATCCTTAGCTGATAAGATGGACTCAATAGTAGGTCTCTATGCCATAGAAAAATATGTAACAGGCAGCCAAGACCCATTTGCCCTAAGAAGGGCAGCTCTTGGACTTATCAATATTATCCTGGCAAACAACATAAATGTAGACCTAAAAGCCCTAGTAAACGATGCACTCATAGTTTATACAGAGAAAAATGGTCTTCCATTTGACTATGACCAAACTATGCAAAAAACTTTAGACTTTATCAAAGATAGACTAAAAAATATGTTAATCGATGAAGGTTATAGATACGATGTTGTAAACGCTGTGATTAACACAAGTGATTCCAATATCCTTAAGATCGACCAAAAAGTAAAGGCAGTAAGTGACTTTATCAAAGAAAATGACGAAGATTTGGCATATTTTACAAGAATAATAAATCTAACCAAAAATTCCAACGACACAAATATCGATACAAATCTTCTTGAAAATGATTTGGAAAAAGAATTTTATGAAGAAGTAGCAAATCTTCCTGAAGATGGTCTTGCAACAAGTGATGATTACAAAAATGAACTAGAGCTAATTGCTAAAACAGGATCAATTGGTAATAACTACCTAGACAATACAATGATAAATGTAGAAGATGAGGCCTTGAAATCAACAAGACTAGCTATGCTAAATATCTTGGCCAAGAGAATAAAAAAGGTATTTGACGTAAACGAAATTGTAAGATAG
- the era gene encoding GTPase Era yields the protein MKSGFISVVGRANVGKSTLMAKILGEKISIISNKAQTTRDKIQIIYNDEESQIIFIDTPGIQTPSNKLQEKLFEFSEESLKESDIVTFVVDNSLEIGRLDNEIIAMLERIHLPKILVINKVDLLREDELDQIKEKYQDMDMFDQIIGISALEDKNVKAYIEAIKSMLDEGPAYYDRDMITDKSERFIVSEIIREKALNNLSQEVPHGIAVRIDNFKERENKRLIDIDATIIVERNSHKEIVIGKGGSMVKKIGMEARKEIETFLDSKVNLKLWVKVEKDWRKKEKMVDRFGYK from the coding sequence ATGAAATCAGGATTTATATCAGTAGTAGGTAGAGCTAATGTTGGCAAATCAACCCTCATGGCCAAGATCTTGGGTGAGAAGATTTCTATAATTTCCAACAAGGCCCAAACTACCAGAGATAAAATACAAATAATATATAACGACGAGGAAAGTCAGATAATATTTATAGACACACCAGGTATCCAAACCCCATCCAACAAGCTTCAAGAAAAACTCTTTGAATTTTCAGAAGAAAGCTTGAAAGAATCGGATATAGTTACTTTTGTAGTGGACAATTCCCTAGAAATCGGTAGGCTTGATAATGAGATTATAGCTATGCTTGAAAGAATTCACCTTCCAAAAATCCTAGTCATAAACAAAGTTGACTTATTAAGGGAAGATGAACTTGACCAAATCAAAGAAAAATACCAAGATATGGATATGTTTGATCAAATTATTGGGATTTCAGCACTAGAAGATAAAAATGTCAAGGCTTACATAGAAGCTATCAAGTCCATGCTAGATGAGGGCCCAGCCTATTACGATAGGGATATGATAACTGATAAGAGCGAACGCTTTATTGTATCAGAGATTATCCGTGAAAAGGCTCTAAATAACCTAAGCCAAGAAGTTCCTCATGGCATAGCCGTTCGCATAGATAATTTCAAAGAAAGGGAAAACAAGAGACTTATTGATATTGATGCAACAATCATAGTTGAAAGGAATTCTCACAAGGAAATTGTCATCGGCAAGGGGGGATCCATGGTCAAAAAAATCGGCATGGAAGCTAGAAAAGAGATCGAGACCTTCCTAGATTCAAAGGTCAATCTAAAGCTATGGGTCAAGGTTGAAAAAGATTGGCGCAAAAAAGAAAAAATGGTGGATAGATTTGGCTACAAATGA
- the guaA gene encoding glutamine-hydrolyzing GMP synthase, translating to MSLNKIIVLNFGGQTDQLIVRRVRELGVYAELHPCDVDINSLDLEGLAGIILTGGPQSVNDKESLRADKKIFELGVPILGICYGLQYINFNFGGEIETPKNGEYGKTPLFVDKNSSIFQNIPQESTIWMNHRDRISKLADGFKKTAWTLNCPVAGMENKDKDIYAVQFHPEVVHSEYGKIMIANFVLNICKAEQTWKMDDYAQKMIEEIKEKYAGEKMICALSGGVDSSVAATIVSKAIGDNLQCIFVDHGLLRKNEAEEVMETYKNLGLKVKKVDASKEFLDLLKGVEDPETKRKIIGNHFIEVFEREAKEFGDAKYLVQGTIYPDVIESGKDKASVIKSHHNVGGLPEDMLFEGLVEPLRDLFKDEVRALGETIGVPHDMVWRQPFPGPGLGIRVMGDITEEKLEIVRETDAILREEVKNAGLNEDIWQYFTVWTPIKTVGVKGDARAYENVIAIRAVESTDAMTVEASNLPFDLLQTLSSRMINEVAGVGRVVYDITSKPPGTIEWE from the coding sequence ATGAGCTTAAATAAAATTATTGTCCTAAACTTTGGGGGCCAAACAGACCAACTAATCGTAAGAAGAGTTAGAGAACTTGGAGTATATGCTGAGCTACACCCATGTGATGTAGACATAAATTCCCTAGACTTAGAGGGACTTGCAGGCATAATACTCACAGGTGGACCACAATCAGTAAATGATAAAGAAAGCCTCAGAGCAGATAAGAAAATATTTGAACTTGGAGTACCAATACTAGGAATTTGCTATGGTCTCCAATACATCAACTTCAACTTTGGTGGAGAAATCGAAACACCAAAAAACGGCGAATACGGCAAAACACCACTATTTGTAGATAAAAATTCTAGTATTTTCCAAAATATCCCACAAGAATCAACCATTTGGATGAACCATAGGGATAGAATCAGCAAGCTTGCAGACGGCTTTAAGAAAACAGCTTGGACCCTAAACTGCCCAGTAGCAGGCATGGAAAACAAAGACAAAGACATATACGCAGTACAATTTCATCCAGAAGTAGTTCACTCAGAATACGGCAAAATCATGATAGCAAACTTTGTCCTAAACATCTGTAAGGCTGAGCAAACTTGGAAAATGGACGACTACGCCCAAAAAATGATAGAAGAAATCAAAGAAAAATACGCTGGCGAAAAGATGATTTGCGCCCTATCAGGAGGAGTAGACTCCTCAGTAGCAGCAACCATAGTATCAAAAGCAATAGGCGATAATCTCCAATGCATATTTGTTGACCACGGTCTCCTACGCAAAAACGAAGCAGAAGAAGTCATGGAAACCTACAAAAACCTAGGATTAAAAGTCAAAAAAGTAGACGCATCCAAGGAATTCCTAGACCTACTAAAAGGAGTAGAAGATCCAGAAACAAAAAGAAAAATTATAGGAAATCACTTCATAGAAGTCTTTGAAAGAGAAGCCAAAGAATTTGGAGATGCCAAATACCTAGTCCAAGGAACAATCTACCCAGACGTCATAGAATCTGGCAAAGACAAAGCAAGTGTCATAAAAAGCCACCACAACGTAGGCGGATTGCCAGAAGATATGCTATTTGAAGGACTAGTAGAACCACTAAGAGACCTCTTCAAAGACGAAGTAAGAGCCCTTGGTGAAACAATAGGAGTCCCACACGACATGGTATGGCGCCAACCATTCCCAGGACCAGGTCTTGGAATTAGAGTAATGGGAGACATAACAGAAGAAAAACTAGAAATAGTCAGAGAAACAGACGCAATACTAAGAGAAGAAGTCAAAAACGCAGGCCTTAACGAAGACATCTGGCAATACTTCACAGTATGGACACCAATCAAAACAGTAGGAGTAAAAGGAGACGCCAGAGCCTACGAAAACGTCATAGCAATCAGAGCAGTAGAATCCACAGATGCCATGACAGTAGAAGCAAGCAACCTACCATTCGACCTACTCCAAACCCTATCAAGCAGAATGATAAACGAAGTAGCCGGAGTCGGCAGAGTAGTGTATGATATAACATCCAAACCACCTGGAACAATTGAATGGGAGTAG
- the cdd gene encoding cytidine deaminase: MNEIKELIQMALDNKDNSYSPYSHFRVSSVVKTKSGAIYKGVNIENAAYSPSLCAERSAMSAAISNGERDFSYIVINGDSRDTFPCGVCRQFIREFADSDTKIVIANSIDDYKEYTIEELLPYSFSNEDLKDI, translated from the coding sequence ATGAATGAGATTAAAGAATTAATACAAATGGCCCTAGACAACAAGGATAATTCTTACTCCCCTTACTCACATTTCAGAGTTTCATCAGTAGTAAAAACTAAGTCAGGAGCTATATATAAGGGAGTAAATATTGAAAATGCTGCATATTCGCCAAGTCTTTGTGCCGAAAGGTCAGCAATGAGTGCGGCCATCAGCAATGGTGAAAGAGACTTTTCCTATATTGTCATAAATGGCGATAGCAGGGATACTTTTCCTTGTGGAGTTTGCAGGCAATTTATCAGAGAATTTGCAGATTCTGACACCAAAATTGTAATAGCAAATTCTATAGATGATTACAAAGAATACACAATAGAAGAACTTTTGCCATATAGTTTTTCAAATGAGGACTTAAAAGATATATGA